A section of the Mycolicibacterium anyangense genome encodes:
- a CDS encoding FGGY-family carbohydrate kinase, which translates to MSDFAIGIDIGTTGTKTVLFDADRGIVAQTSRPATLFSDRPGWAEADPAQWVDNVVGSIAEVIGDAAIAPSAVKAVATTGMVPAVIPVDAQGRPLRRAILQNDARATAEIAELSAALADTDLVALTGAALTQQSVAPTALWLRRNEPEIFSRTAYLLGSYDLVLTALGAAPHVEKNWALESGLFRIAGDPLDAVLDAASLDSAMLAPVLSPGQVAGHLSAEMAERTGLPLATPLVVGGADHVLSAFAAGVDEHGDWLVKLGGAGDILVASDDPIVDQRLYLDAHPVPGRWLPNGCMATSGSLIRWFQSLVGGEDLIRLDTEAQQRRPAELLCLPYFLGEKSPLHDPDLRGVYAGLHLGTTRADMYRATLEAIAFGFRHHVEVFGELGIELRRASITNGGSKSTLWKQIHAEVLGAPMYPVIDHPGASLGAALIAAVGVGALAGWDQCRQFIRLGEPVLPDPVNVVTYDAAYQEWRSLGRATTDISHTLAERTRQ; encoded by the coding sequence ATGAGCGACTTCGCTATCGGCATCGACATCGGCACCACGGGTACCAAGACGGTGTTGTTCGACGCCGACCGTGGCATCGTCGCGCAGACCAGCCGCCCCGCAACGTTGTTCAGCGACCGTCCCGGTTGGGCCGAAGCCGACCCGGCGCAGTGGGTGGACAACGTCGTCGGCTCGATCGCCGAAGTCATTGGCGACGCCGCAATCGCGCCCAGCGCCGTCAAGGCTGTCGCCACCACGGGCATGGTGCCCGCGGTCATCCCGGTCGACGCGCAGGGCCGGCCGCTGCGCAGGGCGATCCTGCAGAACGACGCCCGGGCCACCGCTGAGATCGCGGAACTGTCCGCCGCCCTGGCTGACACCGATCTGGTGGCGCTGACCGGCGCGGCGCTCACCCAGCAGTCGGTGGCGCCCACCGCCTTGTGGTTACGTCGCAATGAGCCGGAGATCTTTTCCCGCACAGCCTATTTGCTCGGCTCCTACGACCTGGTGCTGACCGCCCTCGGCGCCGCGCCGCACGTCGAGAAGAACTGGGCGCTGGAGTCCGGACTCTTCCGTATCGCCGGTGACCCGCTTGATGCCGTGCTGGACGCGGCGAGCCTGGATTCGGCGATGCTCGCCCCGGTGCTGAGCCCGGGACAGGTGGCGGGCCACCTGAGTGCCGAGATGGCGGAACGGACCGGACTGCCGCTGGCCACACCACTGGTCGTCGGCGGTGCCGACCATGTGCTGTCGGCCTTTGCCGCCGGTGTCGACGAACACGGCGACTGGTTGGTGAAGCTCGGCGGGGCCGGTGACATCCTGGTGGCCAGCGACGACCCGATCGTCGACCAGCGGCTCTACCTGGACGCCCACCCGGTGCCGGGGCGCTGGCTTCCCAACGGCTGCATGGCAACCAGCGGCAGCCTGATCCGCTGGTTCCAGAGCCTCGTCGGTGGTGAGGACCTGATCCGTCTGGACACCGAAGCGCAGCAGCGGCGACCGGCCGAACTGCTCTGCCTGCCCTACTTCCTCGGTGAGAAGAGCCCGTTGCACGATCCTGATCTGCGTGGCGTCTATGCGGGCCTGCATCTGGGCACCACCCGCGCCGACATGTACCGCGCCACTCTCGAGGCGATCGCCTTCGGATTCCGCCATCACGTCGAGGTGTTCGGCGAGTTGGGTATCGAGCTGCGTCGCGCGTCGATCACCAACGGGGGCAGCAAGTCCACGCTGTGGAAGCAGATTCACGCCGAGGTGCTCGGTGCGCCGATGTACCCGGTGATCGATCATCCCGGCGCTTCCCTGGGGGCGGCGCTGATCGCCGCGGTCGGGGTGGGGGCGCTGGCCGGCTGGGATCAGTGCCGGCAGTTCATTCGCCTCGGGGAGCCGGTGCTGCCCGACCCGGTCAACGTCGTGACCTACGACGCGGCCTACCAGGAGTGGCGCAGCCTGGGCCGCGCCACCACCGACATCTCCCACACGCTAGCCGAAAGGACTCGTCAATGA
- a CDS encoding SDR family NAD(P)-dependent oxidoreductase, which yields MSKTVVVTGAGSGIGKAIATVAAQRGWRVIVTDIDVDAAAAVAAALEDPAGLGHESTRLDVTDADQVATVADDIADRLGLDAWMSNAGISFMVPFLDVSLENYQLTLDINLKGVFICGQAAARAMVRTGRRGTIVNTASMAGKQGRVPYLSDYVASKFGVVGLTQAMAYELADHGITVNCVCPGFVETPMQSRELQWEASLRGTTPEKVRQMWIDDTPLGRLQRPEDVAYAVAFLLSEDARFITGEALAVNGGAYMD from the coding sequence ATGAGCAAGACCGTGGTCGTCACCGGAGCCGGATCCGGCATCGGCAAGGCGATCGCTACCGTTGCGGCCCAACGGGGTTGGCGCGTCATCGTCACCGATATCGACGTCGATGCCGCTGCTGCCGTTGCCGCTGCGCTGGAGGATCCCGCCGGGCTGGGGCACGAGTCGACCCGGTTGGATGTGACCGACGCCGACCAGGTCGCCACGGTCGCCGACGACATCGCCGACCGGTTGGGGCTCGATGCCTGGATGAGCAACGCCGGCATCTCGTTCATGGTGCCGTTCCTCGACGTGTCACTGGAGAACTATCAGCTGACGTTGGACATCAACCTCAAGGGCGTCTTCATCTGCGGCCAGGCGGCAGCACGGGCGATGGTCCGGACGGGGCGCCGCGGCACCATCGTCAACACCGCGTCGATGGCCGGAAAGCAGGGCCGGGTGCCGTACCTGAGCGACTATGTCGCGTCGAAATTCGGGGTCGTCGGCCTGACCCAGGCCATGGCCTACGAGCTCGCCGACCACGGCATCACGGTGAACTGCGTGTGCCCCGGATTCGTCGAGACCCCCATGCAATCGCGTGAACTGCAGTGGGAGGCCTCCCTTCGCGGGACCACCCCGGAGAAGGTCCGGCAGATGTGGATCGATGACACCCCGCTGGGCCGCCTGCAGCGGCCCGAGGACGTCGCCTATGCCGTCGCCTTCCTACTGTCCGAGGACGCCCGGTTCATCACCGGCGAAGCGCTGGCCGTCAACGGCGGCGCCTACATGGATTAG